In the Nocardia asteroides genome, CAGGAATTATCGTTCTCGACGCAGCAAAGGAGACTAGTGCCGTGGAGGTTGATACAACCGGCGCTGTGTGGCGGAAGAGTAGTTACAGTGGGCCCGACGGGAACTGTGTGGAAGTCGCATTCCTGATCGACGGCAACGTAGCGGTCCGGGACAGCAAGGCCGATGGGCATGGCCCGGTACTGGCGTTCGCCCGGGGCGATTGGAACACGTTCCTATCCGGGCTACCCGGTGCGGAATTCCGCCGCCGCTGAACCGGTCGGATTCTCGAGCGGAATGGATGGCCCCGAGCCGGCGGGCTCGGGGCCTTCGCGCGCCCCGAGGCCGATAGCCCGCGCTGGCACTCCGTACCGGCACCGGTAACCTCTCCCCGGTGGAATCGCTGGCGGCGCAGGACGCGACGATGTACTGGCTCTCGGCGCGCGGCCCCACCGATCTCTTCCTGCTCTACTGTTTCACCGATACCGGGCGCCCCGGCGCGGAACTGCGCGAATTCATCGTCCGCCGCAGCGCGCGCATCCCGGGACTCTCGGTTCGCCTCCGGCGGACCCCCGCCGACCTGAACCAGCCGTTCTGGACGCCCTCACAATTCCATTCAGAACAATTCCGGCAACATGAGATTCCCGATCCCGATTGGCACGGGGTGTCGCGTGCGCTCGGGGCCCTGCTCGGCAGCCGGGTCGAGGCCGCGGAGTTTCCGTGGCGGCTGCACGTCTTCCGCGGGGTACGCGGTGTCCCTGGAACGGGTGCCACCGGCGAATCCGCGCTCGTCGCGGTGCTACAGGTGTCGCACGCGCTGGCCGACGGCCGCGGCGCGGCTCGGCTCGCGCGGCAACTCTTCGGGGCCGAGGAGCCGGTCGCCGCTGCACGTGCGGATGTGCGCGCGGCCGGAGCGCTGCGTGCGCTGACCGGGGTGGGGCTCTACCCCTGGCGGGTGGCGGCGACGGTGCTGCGCGGCATCGGAGCGGCCAGGGCGGGGCGGGAGCTGGCGGCCCGCACGGCCGCGGGGGAGATCCCGCCGCCCGGCCCCCGCTATCCGCCCGGACCGTTGAACCCCGCCGCGCTGCCCGCCGGACACGTCGCGCGGGTGCTCGTGCTGCCCGCAGGCGAACTGCGCGCGCCGGACCGCACCGTCACCGCGCTGGCGCTGACCGTCGTCTCGGTGGCGCTCGCCCGGTACCTCGCCGAGCGCGGGCACGAGGTGCGGCGGCTCGGGGCGCAGGTGCCGGTCGCGATACCGGCGGGGGCGGGCGGGCGGAACAATTTCCGCGGCGTCGGCGTCGAGCTGCACCCGGGGGTGCCGGAGTTGCGGGCGCGCTCGGCGCTGATCGCCGCGGAGCTCGCCGCGCGGCGCACCAGGGCGGTGCACCCGCTGCTCCTGGCGCAGGATCGGGTGACGGCGGTGCTGCCTGCCGCGGTGCTGCGCCGGGATATCGAGCGCTACCCGGCGGCTGTGGTGCCGAGCGAGATCACCGGGCACACCGTCGTCTCCAGCGTGCACCGCGGTCCGGCCGACCTCCGCTTCGGCGGGGGAGCGGTGCGCTGGACCGCCGGGTTTCCCGCGCTGGGGAGCGTCATGCACCTGACGCACGGCGTGACCGGCCTCGGTGCCACCGTCACGCTCTCGGTGCACGCCGACCCGGCGGTGCTACCCGACCCTGATCGATACGTGGAGCTCCTGGCCGCGGCGGTGGCCGAAGTCGGCGCCGCGCACCGGGGTTGATCAGCGCGGCTGCCGGGTCGCCGCGCATGTCGGCGCGGGATTGATCAGCGTGGCTGCCGGGCGATGGCCGCGCATGTCAGCGCGCGGTTGATCAGCGCGGCTGCCGGGTCGCCGCGCATGTCAGCGCGGGGTTGATCGGCACGGCTGCCGGGTGGTGGTTGCGCATGTGAGCGCGGGGGCGATCAGCGGAGGCGCCAGGTGCCGTGCACGTCCGTACCGTCGACCCGGACGCTCGCGCCGTCCATCAGCGCACGCGCGGCGGCGTTCTCCGGGGTCGTCGTAGCGACCATGCGCCGCGCCCCGGCGCGCAGCGCCTCGGCCCGCAGCAGCGCGACCACCGCGCGGCCGACCCCGCGACCGCGCGCGCCGCGGCCGAGCCAGATGCCGGTCTCGAATTCACCGGCGCCGGTCGGCCGCAGCCGGGCCGCGCCGACCACCGCCGCCTGCTCCAGGACGACGAAGGTCAGCTCGACCGGCTCGGCGGCAAGTCCGCGCGCCCGGTGGAAGGCGAGGAAGGCGGCGCGGCGCTCCGCTGTCCACCCGGGTTGACCCGCTACCGGCGGCATGACCTCGAGCGGGTCGGCGTGGGCGACCGCGGCGGCGAGCAGCGCGGGCAGCGTGGCCTCGGTCAGCGGGTGCAGCGCGATATCCGGCACGCGGGCCAGCCTGGCCGACCCGGCGCCGGCGCGGCAACCGGATTTACCAGACGTTCGGCACGCACGGGTTGGGCAGGCTGGAGCCCGCGGCCAGATC is a window encoding:
- a CDS encoding DUF397 domain-containing protein produces the protein MWRKSSYSGPDGNCVEVAFLIDGNVAVRDSKADGHGPVLAFARGDWNTFLSGLPGAEFRRR
- a CDS encoding wax ester/triacylglycerol synthase family O-acyltransferase yields the protein MESLAAQDATMYWLSARGPTDLFLLYCFTDTGRPGAELREFIVRRSARIPGLSVRLRRTPADLNQPFWTPSQFHSEQFRQHEIPDPDWHGVSRALGALLGSRVEAAEFPWRLHVFRGVRGVPGTGATGESALVAVLQVSHALADGRGAARLARQLFGAEEPVAAARADVRAAGALRALTGVGLYPWRVAATVLRGIGAARAGRELAARTAAGEIPPPGPRYPPGPLNPAALPAGHVARVLVLPAGELRAPDRTVTALALTVVSVALARYLAERGHEVRRLGAQVPVAIPAGAGGRNNFRGVGVELHPGVPELRARSALIAAELAARRTRAVHPLLLAQDRVTAVLPAAVLRRDIERYPAAVVPSEITGHTVVSSVHRGPADLRFGGGAVRWTAGFPALGSVMHLTHGVTGLGATVTLSVHADPAVLPDPDRYVELLAAAVAEVGAAHRG
- a CDS encoding GNAT family N-acetyltransferase, with the protein product MPDIALHPLTEATLPALLAAAVAHADPLEVMPPVAGQPGWTAERRAAFLAFHRARGLAAEPVELTFVVLEQAAVVGAARLRPTGAGEFETGIWLGRGARGRGVGRAVVALLRAEALRAGARRMVATTTPENAAARALMDGASVRVDGTDVHGTWRLR